The Panicum virgatum strain AP13 chromosome 3N, P.virgatum_v5, whole genome shotgun sequence genome includes the window ttgtttttgcttcgAAGAATTAAGTAATTTGAGTTGGTAATTCGAGTTTGGTTGTAGATATGGATTAGAAACCGAGCTGCATGTAAAACTATACTCTTTGGTGGTACATTAATTGCATTTAGCCCTTTAGGGAACTTTCTAAGAAAACACAAAAGAAAATTCCAGTCAAGCGCAGTCACCTAATCCATTAGTTAGTATTCTATTAGATTTCTAAGATGCATTTTGACTGTCTTTGTTCACAATTGACCAACAATTGGTCAAATTATACATGCCACAAAATTGATGCAAATGGGATCGTATTCAAAAGCACTTTCTTATGACTATGGTTTTGTAGCTATTAAAATATTACAATGAATTTTATGATCAAAGATTGATCTATCCATTAAGCATGGTGTAGGAAAGGGCGACCCCTCCTCTTTCGCGGAGCTAAGCACAGCTGGCTTAGCAAGTAGAAAGGGCGACCCCTCACCTCCCTCGGCTTCTCCACTCTACACTGCTACAGAAAACCCCATCTCACCGCCATTACCAGAGTTCACCAGGAGCTCCCAGGACTTCACTCCTGAAGACATGGCCTTTCTCAACATTGATCCAACACCGATGATGCTGCCGGGATTCTCCAGGGTGTTAGTCAATGGGAGGGAGAAGTACAACAGGGTTGTCTCAGCACGTGTAAGACCAGCCAATGAAGACCTTGCAATCGTCACGGTCTCCAATTTGCCTCTgggtttctttccatttgctcAGCTCCGTGCTATCATTCTGGACCTCCTTGTAGATGAATATGGGTTGGTAGTAAAGGACATTCAGAAATCTCCATTTGCTAGAGGACAAGCCTATGTTCGACTGAATCGTGCCTCAGATAGGGACTCTCTGATACATCTCAATCCCCACAACCACAATGGTTTTTCCTTTGATTTTGTCTGCCATACTAGAGGCTCGAATGCTAGGAGAGTCGTGTTCAACAGGGAATGCTGGCTTATGCTGATTGGATACCCCCGAACAACCTTTTCGTAGAAGAAATTGGGGATATAATTAGGTCCTTTGGCATGATCTTTTGGCAAAGAGATAATATACTCGCTCGGGTGATTGTAAAAGCTAGAGTCATAAACTTAGTGGATGTCGTTTCATCGAAAAAAAAACTTAGTGGATGTCCCACACTACTTGATTTGGTCAGAGGGAGATGACTTGGAGAGTACCTCTTGGACTATGCAATGTGAGATTATACAAGAAAGATATGCTAGGTGGTCAGCTTCAAGATGGGGATATTCCTCCTAGAGGCTGAGGACAACTTTGTTTTTCCGGGACCGCAAGATGACCAAATTGGGCAAAATGCTAATCCACCAGAACACCTGCAGCTAAACCAAGGTGTACCTGATTTAAACTTAGTGCCAAATGTGCAGCAGTAGGAGTAACAAGAGGAAAATCTGGCCCTGGATATGGAAATTGATGCACCTGCTGACCAAGCACCAGATATGCAAGAGCAATTGGATTTATAGCTAAATTTGTCACCTCCACTCCAGTCAGCCAGTAGTATTAATGGTAGAATTCAGAGTTTTGGAACTGAAGCTCATGATGAAATTATTCCTGAGGCTAATGCTAAAACTTAGGAACCCTTGGCCTAGAATCTTTCAAATGTTGGTGTTGAAGACTTGCTTGTCATTCAAGAGGGATTATTGAACCCTTTTGTGAATGGCCCAGAAGTACCTGCCCAACAAGAGATATTACCTCATTAGGAAGCAAATCTTGACGACTGGCAACTGGCATTTTCTCAAGAAGTGGTCCTGGCCTTACCTGCTGAAATACAAGAAGAACCTGAGAATGTGGTACGAACTGCCCAGCAGCTGGTCTCACAGGAAGTAACACTGGCCCCTACTGTGCATCTCCAGCAGGGGACAAATGGCCCACCCCTCCAAGTTAAGATACAACCACTTGATGTCCTAGTTTAGCAGATTCCAGAAAATACGGCAACTGcaactttcaatttgaatttgaatgtgAATATGGCTCTCACCAACTGGGGTTTCACTGAAGAATCAATTCCACAAATGGACCCAGGCCGGCAAGATTTCTGTTGGGGATTGCTACCTCCGGAGACACCATATCCGAAGGACATTGGCGCAATGGCAATTACTACTAACCCATGTCCATAACCTTCGAACAGCCTTTGGCACTTCCTCTTTGATCTGCAGGTCAGAGTTTTCCCTCGAAAAGCGCATTCTCATGAAGGTTACTCGCTCGAAGGTCCCCTCTCCGTATGCAAGGGAGGGCTGAAGGCGCCGAGGACCTTCAACCCGAAGCCAATGGTTCGTGGCCGAAGGAGGGGACCACGCCCGGGGGCTCTGAGGAACCTTCGAAGAAGCGGCGGAAGTGTGTCGATCACGATTCGGAGAAGCTTGTGTGGCGTAAATGGCTCTTCGACCCGAAAGCGAGAAAAGACTAGTTAGGGGCTCCAAAAGTGCTGACGTAAGGTGAAAATGTATGGGCAAAAATGTAAATACATCGCGAGggttgggggtataaatacccccaatTTCCCACACTGTAACAACTTTTTGATCATTGGAAGAGCTCGCTCCGAGTTGTCCAAAGGTCTTTGAGTACTTCGTTTGTTCATTTCTTTTGTCTGTTCGGTATCCTAGCAACCTTCGGGTGCAAAGATCCCAACAATTTCATGGGTGCATTGGCCGATGCTAGAAAGCCCAATCCTGATCTCTACAGGCTTTGGACAAAATATTTCTCTTCTGTTGGCTGCCCAGAACATGTGGTCCATATACCTAGTGATTGGGGCCCTTTTTTCATTGTGATGTTACTCAGTCCAGCCCATTTCGACTGGGCAAAAGCTTTTcttgcttccaacagctgagCAATTGTAATAAAGTGTGCTAATGCCTCTACAATGATGCTCTTTGCCATCCCTCACAACTGTCCAGAGAAGATCACCTTCACCTATCCTCAGCTTGTGGAACAAACAGATTGCAATGATCGGACTCTGGAGTCCAACAAAGCCAATCTACAAAGTTTGCCTCCATCCTCCCCAAGAAAGATTTCTTCACTTGCTACAAACACACCTGAGGTAGAAACTTTAGTAAGAAGGAGCCGGAGAATTAGAGACAGGAATGTTTGTTTCAAGCATATGAGTTGTGCTGACAAGAACTGTCTTGCTTGCGAGGCCACTCCACCTACAATCCCCAACAATTTTATCAAGGACATTGAAGAAAAAGTGTGCAAGATACCTTCTGACAAGTTATCTGATATTGCTCTCTCTGCTAAAAGCTCCTCTAAGAAAGCCATTGGTGATATGAAGACCCCCAAGAAGGATGTTGGCCAAAAGACTGATGCAGAGAAGAACAGGAAGAAGAAAGCTTTGGATGAGGACAATGAAgcaaaaaagaagaacaagaattaAGGAGTGCTTCTTTTGCCTCCCTTTTGTCTAGATTAGGATGAGTCTAGGGTTGAACACTCTCTTTCTAGGTTTTTATGATATTATCTTGATGAACCTCCTGCATGTTATGCTTGCTCTTTTGTTGAACTATTTGCTGTTTAAGTTCTGGATGAAAGCCTTTATAATGGCCTTTTATTTTTTGGGTCTTCATTTAGCTGGGGTGATTAATTGCTGTGCATTTAATCCTTTCTTCTCTTCCTACTTGGTTCATAAATGAATTCCTCCAGCAATAACAGAAATTGGGTTATTCTTTCCTAGAACATTAGAGGGACTAATTCAAATGGAAAATGAGATGCAATCAAAAGTAAAATTAGAGAAGCCAAATGTGACATCATCTGTCTCCAAGAAACCAAGAGGGAATTCTTCAATTCCCAATATATTAAGAATTTTTGCCCTGCCAACATAGACTCTTTTCATTTCATAGCATTAGTTGGAGCATCAGGAGGAAGCATCATTCTATGGAACAGTTCCAAATTTTTGGATCATCTGATTTTTCATAATAACTATGCACAATCCGTAGAATTTCACTGTTCTCTTTCAGGAGAAGCCTGGGTTCTTACAAATGTGTATGCTCCATGCACACCAAAGAGTAAACTAGAATTTATAAGGTGGTTCAAAGTAATTAATATGCCAGATGAGGTTAAGTTGCTAATAGTTGGGGATTTCAATGTGTTATGATCTCCAAAGAACCGTAACAAACCAGGAGGTAACCTACAAGAGATGCTTAAGTTCAATGAGTCCATAAGTAAACTAAGAATCGCTGAAATACCTCTTAAGGGCTGCAAACACACTTGGACGAACAAACAGCCTAATCCACTACTTGAAAGATTGGACTAGTTCTTTACTTCAAATGCCTAGACTACCTTCTTTCCAAACACTCTAGCCCAAGCACTATCAAGGGACACTTCTGATCATACTCCCTGTCTCATCACAGCATCGACAACGATTCCCAGACCTCGGATTTTTAGGTTTGAAAATTATTGGTTTGAACATAATGGTTTCTTTAATATTTTACAGCAAGGATGGACAACTCTCTACCCCATTAATGACAGGGCAAGATTAATCTCTACAAAATTTAAAAATCTAAGgaaaactttgaaaatgtggaaaactcagtTACCTAACCTACCAGCTACAATTCAGAATACCAAAGACATTATCGTTTTACTGGATATCCTAGACGAATCAAGGGATCTTACCCTTCAAGAATGGAACTTCAGATCAATTCTGCAGGAGCATCTAGAAACTTTGTTGCACGAACAGAAAATCTATTGGCAACAAAGGGGAACAATAAAATGGGTTAAATTTGGTGATGAATGTACTGAATTTTTCATGCAAATGCAACAATCAGGAATAAGCAGAACACCATAACTTTGCTCAGAAACTCAAATGGCCAAGAATTACAGGAACATGAAGATAAAGCTAATCTCCTTTGGGAATCTTTCAAGGAAAGAATGGGCACCTCACACTTCACCCCACATGTATTTGAGTCTGGGTTCACTGCTCTCTTCCTCCATGGATCTGGAATTGCTAGAAAACCCATTCGTAAAGGAAGACATTGACAGAATTAATGCAGATCTACCCACTAACAAGTCTCCTGGACCGGATGGGTTCAATGGAGAATTCTTAAAGATATGCTGGCCGATAATATCACAAAATTTTTATGATCTATGTTCTGGATTCTTTGAGAGAGAAATTTGTATTGGAAGCATCAATGGTTCATACGTAACACTGATCCCCAAAAATGATTCTCCAATTGTATTAGGGGATTTCAGGCCCATCTCCCTTCTAAATTCCTCCATCAAACTAATCACAAAGATTCTTGCAGAAAGACTTCAGAAAGTAAGTATGAGGCTAATCCACCAAAATCAGTATGGATTCATCAAGATTAGGACCATACAAGACTGTCTTGCCTGGGCCTTTGAATATATGCACATTTGTAAAGCTTCTAATAAGGAACTCATCATTTGACATGATAGAACATCAAACAATTCTTCAAATCCTAAGGCATAAGGGCTGTGGGGATAAATGGATTGGATTGATCCAAGACATTCTAAGCTCTAGGACCTCCTCAATACTCTTGAATTGAGTTCCTGGAAAACCTTTTCACTGCAGAAGAGGGCTTAGACAGGGTGACCCCCTTTCCCCATTGCTTTTTGTGTTAGCAGCAGACCTGCTCCAATCTGTGATCAATGATGCAAAAACTGAAGGTCGATTGAACCTCCCAATTCCCACAAATGCAAGCTCAGATTTCCCAATCATCCAGTATGCTGATGACACACTCCTTCGGAGGCAAAACTTGATCAGTTATCAACCTTGCTTGATTGTCAGAAAGGATCATTACCCTTCACCAATCTTGGACTGCCCCTTGGAACTACGAAACCAAATGTGGAGGACTTCCTACCACTAATTCAGAGAGTTGAAAGAAGACTAACCTGCACATCTGCTTTTTTATCACAATGAGGAAAATTGGAAATGGTTAACTCAGTCTTTTTCTCCTCTATGGTGTTCTATATTTCTTCTATGAAAATGCATAAAGGGGTTATAAAGTAACTAGACAAATATAGAAAGCATTGTCTCTGGAGAGGTGCAgacttaaattttttttaaaaaactccTAAAGGTGCATGGGAAATGGTTTGTCTGCTGAAAAAGGAAGGAGGTATGGGAGTTACTGATCGACAGCACACAATACTGCTCTTCTACTAAAATTTTTGGATAAATTCTTCACCCAACGAGACATATCCTGGGTCAATCTAATTTGGCACTCCTACTACAATGATGATTTCCTGCCTGAACAGAGGAAAAAAAAGGCTCCTTTTGGTGGAGGGATATAGTTAAACTTCTAGATATTTACAAGACAATGGCAAGTATTAAGGTAACAGATGGACAACTGTCTTGTTTTGGACAGATACCTAGAATGGTCAACCCCTTCAGTTAAAATTTCCAGAGCTTCATTCCTTTGCCAAAGACAAAGGGATCTCATTCAAAAAGGTCCTCTCTTTCCCTAATCTGATACAGAATTTCCATCTGCTTCTCTCAATACAGGCGGACCTATACTTGGGGCAACACGAACTTCATTGCTTCTCGAGCTTACAAAGAAATCATTGGCCAGCGCATCGTCCATCCTCTTTTTCATGCGATCTGGAAATCCAAGTGTCAGATGAAGCACAAGGTCTTCTTTTGGCTACTCCTAAGAGACAGACTGAGTACTAGAGACCTCCTTAGAAGAAGAAATATGGTGCTAGAATCTTACACGATCATTGCATCCTGCAAAGACGTGAATCTGTTGCTCACCTATTCCTTCGTTGCAACTTTGCTAAAGCCTGTTGGGCCTCCATAGGTGTGGTAGCCATAACTACCAGGTCTTTATTGAGTATCTTCAGGCAGATAAAGGATACGTTACAGGTCTCTTTCTTCATGGAAATAATCATCCTCATGTCCTGGAGTATTTGGGTCACCAGGAACAATTGGATTTTCAAGAAATTGGATCCATCTGTAGATGGTTGCAAAAGAGCTTTCATGGCTAAAATATCTTTACTTCTTCACAGAATGAAACAAGAGATGACAACACCTATAAACACTTGGTTACAATCATTGTAATTTCcagttttttctctctctctttagcTCACTATTTATTGCTCTCTTTTGCTTTCTCTTCTTGTTTtttccttcctcctcttccctTGTAATTAAACTTTTTCTTCAATCAATAAATCTCAGTAGGGGCGTGCCCCTCCAgctttccttcaaaaaaaaaattaagcatggtgctatCGAACGTCAAGGGTGTTAAAACTTCAAATTTGCCGTATCTGTGTTTATGTTTCTTGATAAATATGAGCAATATTTTCTATATGCCGTCACCTTTTTATACAGTTGGAATTAGAAGTAGATATACTAAGgctgcgtttagttcccaaaaaagttTGCGCAGTATCCatacatcgaatttttggacacatgcatgaagcattgaatgcaattgaaaaaaataactaattacatagtctaactgattccttcgagatgaatttaatgatactaattaatctatgattagatattaattatcaaataacaacgaaatatgctacgatagtcaaattcaaactttttcaccaactaaacatccCCTGATACGCAAAGTGGCAAAGCCGATTGCTGAGGCCCAAAGCCCAAAGCGACAGATGGCCCAAAGCCGAATGCAAGGTTCAGGCGCCGGGCGGCATGAGCTGGAAGCGGAGCAGAACAGTGGCAACTGGCAACTGGCAAGTACTGGTAGTTTTCTAGAAAGTTCTGCCGTAGATGTTACAAAACCACTATTTGATTCTTTCCTTTCGAGTTCTGTCCAGAGATCTGTCGACAAACTGAAAGCTGTAGCATCGTGGTGCTGTTCATGCCTTCACGTTTTTTTTAAGCTCATGCCTTCGCGTTGATGCTAGAGCAAATATTATGAGAGCCTATAAGCATATTGAATGCTAAGTTAAGCAAGAGAgtagaaagagagaggagaaacATGGTGTAAACTATAAGTCAGTTTCgacaaaagaacaaaaaaaaaacttagtgAGAGGGATAAGCGTGACATATATTAAGAGTGAGAAGCTAACTACTATATGAGTGGACTGAGAAATAAGATGTAAAAATCATTACAGCTAGCAGTCGGCTGTATTATTAATGTGCTAGTTCTTTTTCTTTCGAGAGAAAAACTATCGAAAATTAAGGAAGGTTGTGGGTATATTGAGTTGTGGGatgcatataattaaaaaattagatctaattattattttaaaaattcaTATGAGTATGagcgccccccccccaaatTCTAAGGTAACCTTCCCTCCTAGTTCTATTGTCGTTTGGTGCCTACTATTTATGTATTAATTGTTAAGACCAATTTTAATAAAAATATTCATGACGCAATTATTATAAAGAGAGAGAATAAAAAGTGTTGTAAAATATGAGAGGAGTGTTATCACAATCCTCCGATTTGATTATCTAATTCACAGTTTTAGTTAATGTGCGATGATACTTCGCATTAAGACTAGCGTTAAAGAAGGCACTCCGTATGTTTTGAGAAATGCTAAAGAAATGTGAAAAATGACAATCCATATTAGCGCAATTTGCTTAGGCGCAACGAGATCACTGTAGATGACGGCGCTAGAGCTTCTGCTAGACGGTTCCAAGAGCCGACGAGGTGCACGGGGGAGGAGGCCGCCTGTCCCTATCCTGGATCCCCACCACGTTTGAGTGTTTGACCCCCAACATTCCCATGGACGAGGACCGCGCCGgtgggccccaccaccaccgcccctcgccgccgccgtcctcggacgctggcaagcgccgccgcctccccaacGTCCGCCTCGCGGGCTCCGTCCCGCCCCCGTCCCACCTCCCGCACCCGCGCCGCGTCGCCGGCGCGCCCGCCACCAGGTCCCGCGTACCCCTGCACCTCAGGCACCAGCACCCCTCCGCGGACCCGCCCCAAACCCTCCCAAAACCCTCCGCCGACAGCggcgacgacctcgccctcgccgccgcgtgcccccgCAAGCCCAGGGCTCCTCtgcaggcggccgcggcggggaagCCAAACGGGAGTGCGGAGGGGACGGGgtcggagccggagcccgagacggagacggaggagtacggggaggccgaggaggaggtggccgatGTGGCGGGCTGGCTGTGGCGGATGGGGATGGGCCGCTACGCGCCAGCGTTCGAGGCGCACGAGGTCGATGCCGCCGTGCTGCCCTGCCTCACCATGGACGACCTCCGGGACATGGGCATCGGcgccgtcggggcgcgccgcAAGCTCTTCTGCGCCATCCAGAGGCTcgccccgccgacgccgcctccaCGGAGGTGAAACGTACTTTTGCCTGCCATTCCCTGCTGTGGGCGTGCtaggctagctagctagttcgGCGGCATCACCTTGCTAGGGGACTTAGGATGCGTCAGTCGGTCCTAGGAGTAGGAGATGTCCAGAGTGTAAAAATGAGAAGGTTTGGTCTTTAGCGTAGCTGGTCTCGGGTGCCGTTGCATAGTGTGTTGGAGAAGGTTAGATGGAATGCTAACTCTGATGCTTTTGATTTTGTGTAGTGTTTTCATAGAAATGCCAGGATGCTTTGTCGTAGGCTGTAAATAGGAAAAGATGAAATGCTAATGCTGGGTTGTCGATCTCATGTTCCTATACGTTTCATCATCTCCCCCAATGTTTTTCTTGATGCAAATGGATCTGATTAGTGGAATTTCAACATGGTTCATTGTTATCGGAATGGGGAAACATGCCACAACCCTGCATTGTTTATTTGTGTTATGAACTTGAGTTCTGCTTGTAGGTGAGGATCGCCTAGAAAGTACCAAGTAGGGAGTCTATCCATGCTGCATTGCTCTCCCAAATTTGTCTTGGTATTTGTAATGTCCATAAATGTGTATTGACATTCTTGTATTGCTGAAAGTTAGTCTTTTTTTTATGGCATGTTGAACATCTTACCTGAAGTCAGATACAACTTGAGTTACGATGTGTGGATTTTGCTCACCTGATCTGCTGAAAAAAGGGCTTAGTTTCAATGCTGATGATTCTTTGCCTCTTCTACCTTTGCAATAGAATAAGCAGCCTTTATGGAAAGAAATTTTCATTATTGctgtacaaaaaaaaatcagctttCCTTAATAGCCAACTTTTTGGGTACTGGCAACAGCACCTCAATATAGTGTGTATGCCTGATTAGTTGCTTCAGGGTATGGCAGTATCGAACCCATGGCACAGTACatttaaaaataataacatGCTGCATGCAGCTGTGAACCTCTGTTGTAGTCATAAATTGAACTGTAATGAACGGTAATTACGAGGTTTTGACTTTATTAATGGCTTTGCACTTGATGTCTATTAATTTTTAATGTGGGTATTTTAGAGCAAACATTTCTTTATAGTAGTTCTGAAATGATTTGTCTTCATTATCCTAAACTGGCATGAGTACTTGAAAGTATTCCATACATGTTGGAATCTGCCCAAGTATTTCTGAGGCATTAAGACTGAGCTCCTCTAGAACTAATTATTGTTGAGGTTGATGTTTACGTATGCTTCTGAGCTAGCAATGTTTTGAAAATTGGTTAGCTTGTTGTGAAATTGGCTGCAGAACAGCCATCGGATCTACTAATGTTTCACATGACAAGTTATGATGTAAGTAAGCTTCAACAAGTGGCCACTTAGTTCGGTATTttgatttttctgaatttttcccattttccttgATCCTAGTTGGCTTATTGATAAGTTGTTTCTGTTAATGTAGATTATATACGAATAATTCATTGGAATCGTTCACAATATGTGGGGTTTATTCTG containing:
- the LOC120666170 gene encoding ankyrin repeat and SAM domain-containing protein 6-like, whose protein sequence is MDEDRAGGPHHHRPSPPPSSDAGKRRRLPNVRLAGSVPPPSHLPHPRRVAGAPATRSRVPLHLRHQHPSADPPQTLPKPSADSGDDLALAAACPRKPRAPLQAAAAGKPNGSAEGTGSEPEPETETEEYGEAEEEVADVAGWLWRMGMGRYAPAFEAHEVDAAVLPCLTMDDLRDMGIGAVGARRKLFCAIQRLAPPTPPPRR